In one Nocardioides sp. NBC_00368 genomic region, the following are encoded:
- a CDS encoding N-acetylmuramoyl-L-alanine amidase, which translates to MTRSAAAVAGCLALASALTACSPGRTPRQQPAASAAPSASASASAVPDDVFEGAVIGIDPGHNGGNAGAPEVINEPVWNGRSRSPCNTTGTATADGYPETDFTWAVATKLAANLREAGAKVVMTRTSNDGVGPCIDERARIINDAKADVAIDIHADGAAETERGYSLLIPVPSGTNDEIVQPSRRYAELLRTEMRRTGMPLASYHGAGGFVERDDLAGLNLTTVPQVLLETGNMRNAEDARLLKSDRFQQRTAAAIARAMAAYLRSR; encoded by the coding sequence GTGACTCGGTCAGCGGCCGCCGTGGCCGGCTGCCTCGCCCTGGCCTCGGCCCTGACGGCCTGCAGCCCCGGACGTACGCCACGCCAGCAACCCGCCGCGTCGGCGGCGCCGAGCGCCTCGGCGTCCGCGTCGGCCGTTCCGGACGACGTCTTCGAGGGCGCCGTGATCGGGATCGACCCCGGACACAACGGCGGCAACGCGGGCGCGCCCGAGGTGATCAACGAGCCGGTGTGGAACGGGCGCTCGCGGAGCCCGTGCAACACGACCGGCACCGCGACGGCGGACGGCTATCCGGAGACCGACTTCACCTGGGCGGTGGCCACGAAGCTGGCCGCCAACCTGCGCGAGGCCGGCGCGAAGGTGGTCATGACCCGCACCAGCAACGACGGGGTCGGGCCGTGCATCGACGAGCGCGCCCGGATCATCAACGACGCGAAGGCGGACGTCGCGATCGACATCCACGCCGACGGCGCGGCCGAGACCGAGCGCGGCTACTCGCTGCTGATCCCGGTGCCCTCGGGCACCAACGACGAGATCGTCCAGCCGTCGCGGCGCTACGCCGAGCTGCTGCGTACCGAGATGCGGAGGACCGGGATGCCGCTGGCGTCCTATCACGGTGCGGGTGGCTTCGTGGAGCGCGACGACCTGGCCGGGCTCAACCTCACCACGGTGCCGCAGGTACTGCTCGAGACGGGCAACATGCGAAACGCCGAGGACGCGCGCCTGCTGAAGTCCGACCGGTTCCAACAGCGGACGGCCGCCGCCATCGCACGGGCGATGGCGGCGTACCTCCGTTCACGCTGA
- the yczE gene encoding membrane protein YczE has protein sequence MIGFAIVKDLSVKSLSWLITGLFLYGIALALLLRASLGVGPWNVLTSGLVEVTGISFGLMTNLIGLGVLLIWIPLRQRPGIGTVLNVLLVGTSADIGLWLIPPVSGVFLQVAMFAGGLSLLAAATGVYIAPGLGPGPRDGLMTGLHQRTGAPVWLCRGGVEITVLAVGWLLGGLVGIGTVAEALLIGPMVHRTLPFFRTVYAGRAASEAVAAETRAGA, from the coding sequence GTGATTGGCTTTGCCATTGTGAAGGATCTCTCCGTGAAGTCGCTCTCTTGGTTGATAACTGGACTCTTCTTGTACGGCATCGCACTGGCCTTGCTTCTGCGTGCCTCGCTCGGCGTCGGGCCGTGGAACGTGCTGACCTCGGGTCTGGTCGAGGTCACCGGCATCTCGTTCGGGCTGATGACCAATCTGATCGGGCTCGGCGTGCTGCTGATCTGGATCCCGCTGCGCCAGCGGCCCGGGATCGGGACGGTGCTCAACGTGCTCCTGGTCGGCACCTCGGCCGACATCGGCCTGTGGCTGATCCCGCCCGTCTCCGGCGTGTTCCTGCAGGTCGCGATGTTCGCGGGCGGGCTGTCGCTGCTGGCCGCGGCGACCGGCGTCTACATCGCGCCGGGCCTCGGCCCTGGCCCGCGCGACGGCCTGATGACCGGCCTGCACCAGCGGACCGGTGCCCCGGTCTGGCTCTGCCGCGGGGGTGTCGAGATCACCGTGCTCGCGGTCGGTTGGCTCCTCGGCGGGCTGGTCGGGATCGGCACCGTCGCCGAGGCTCTCCTCATCGGTCCGATGGTGCATCGCACCCTGCCGTTCTTCCGGACCGTGTACGCCGGGAGGGCTGCCTCGGAAGCCGTCGCCGCCGAAACACGCGCGGGCGCATGA
- the yczR gene encoding MocR-like transcription factor YczR, with amino-acid sequence MPRGRIGATALAGLLGQWQGEGPAYENLAERIQLLLIDGRLSADVRLPSERELSERLMLSRTTITAAYRRLREHGYALSVQGSGTTTKLPPTAPDSFTEGGEIDLVRATLPATRRLPEAAVEATRRLADHMTGPGYTLWGIEELRAEIAARYTARGLPTDPDQIMVTTGGQSAIALLARTVISRGDRAYAESPSYPNAYDALSLAGARIITSPVTTDAGWDMPAMQAAIARTTPVMAYVMPDFHNPTSRSMSTEDRLRLLHSAAKVDTLVVADDTTAELDIDRRQSHPPLAAMAGEHQARVVHIGSASKMLWGGLRVGWIRADPVLLTQIASGRSATDLGTPIWEQLVTTILFQHLPEILRERADQLAAGRAALYHAMREHLPDWELPPRIDGGLSAWVGLPAPVSSQLTLAARPHGLLVTAGPRFGVDGAYERHLRLAITPRPDLVRRGIEILAEVWPRAASTPALALTTSEAVV; translated from the coding sequence ATGCCTCGCGGAAGAATCGGTGCCACTGCACTCGCTGGCCTGCTCGGCCAGTGGCAAGGAGAAGGCCCCGCCTACGAGAATCTCGCCGAGCGGATCCAGCTGCTGCTGATCGACGGACGGCTCTCCGCCGACGTCCGCCTCCCCTCCGAGCGCGAGCTCTCGGAGCGCCTGATGCTGAGCCGCACCACGATCACGGCCGCCTACCGCCGCCTGCGGGAGCACGGCTACGCGCTCAGCGTCCAGGGGTCGGGTACGACGACGAAGCTCCCGCCCACGGCGCCCGACTCCTTCACCGAGGGCGGCGAGATCGACCTGGTCAGGGCCACCCTGCCGGCCACCCGGCGACTCCCCGAGGCCGCCGTCGAGGCGACCCGGCGACTGGCCGACCACATGACCGGCCCCGGCTACACGCTGTGGGGCATCGAGGAGCTCCGGGCGGAGATCGCGGCGCGCTACACCGCCCGCGGCCTGCCGACCGACCCCGACCAGATCATGGTGACCACCGGCGGCCAGAGCGCGATCGCCCTGCTCGCCCGCACCGTGATCAGCCGCGGTGACCGGGCCTACGCCGAGAGCCCGTCCTACCCCAACGCGTACGACGCCCTGAGCCTCGCCGGTGCCAGGATCATCACCAGCCCGGTCACCACCGACGCCGGCTGGGACATGCCCGCGATGCAGGCGGCCATCGCCCGCACCACCCCCGTGATGGCGTACGTCATGCCTGACTTCCACAACCCGACGTCTCGCTCGATGTCGACCGAGGACCGGCTCCGCCTGCTGCACTCCGCCGCGAAGGTCGACACCCTCGTGGTGGCCGACGACACCACCGCCGAGCTGGACATCGACCGCCGCCAGAGCCACCCGCCGCTGGCCGCGATGGCCGGTGAGCACCAGGCCCGGGTCGTGCACATCGGCTCGGCGAGCAAGATGCTGTGGGGCGGGCTGCGGGTCGGCTGGATCCGCGCTGATCCGGTCCTGCTGACCCAGATCGCCAGCGGCCGCTCGGCCACCGACCTCGGCACCCCGATCTGGGAGCAGCTGGTCACCACGATCCTGTTCCAGCACCTCCCCGAGATCCTGCGCGAGCGGGCCGACCAGCTCGCCGCCGGCCGCGCCGCGCTCTACCACGCGATGCGCGAGCACCTCCCCGACTGGGAGCTGCCGCCGCGCATCGACGGTGGCCTCTCCGCCTGGGTCGGCCTGCCCGCACCGGTCAGCTCCCAGCTCACCCTCGCCGCCCGGCCCCACGGCCTGCTCGTCACCGCCGGGCCGCGGTTCGGCGTCGACGGCGCCTACGAGCGTCACCTGCGGCTGGCGATCACGCCGCGACCCGACCTCGTCCGCCGCGGGATCGAGATCCTCGCCGAGGTCTGGCCCCGCGCCGCCTCGACCCCCGCCCTGGCCCTCACCACCTCGGAAGCGGTCGTCTGA
- a CDS encoding long-chain fatty acid--CoA ligase, with protein sequence MQGLIQDAPLTIDTIIRRAERVFPTREIVTKTATGLERNTFKDLAVEVRKQASVLDRLGISADGRVASFAWNTLRHLALYYSVPCTGRVLHTGNIRYFPEQLVYTFNHAEDEAVFIDRSLLGLLAPLLPQLTTLKHVVVMDDGAPTPLPHDPRVVSYEELMADAEEAVIDGRVTDERAAAGICYTSGTTGNPKGVVYTHRSQYLHALASLAGTLFGTNDRDRVLPVVPFFHANGWGFAHSSLLAGANLILPGPDLSPAGIIKLLEAEKVTIAAGVPTIWMGMVPLLKDADLSSLRVVICGGSAVPKSLSEAWREAIGLPITQAWGMTEMSPLGSVFNERAEITDLSEEEKADYRTSPGIPAVGVELRIVEPGTTDELPWDGETTGELECRGPWIASGYYKVDAESSFSPDGWLRTGDIAAIDPLGYVRIVDRTKDLVKSGGEWISTVAIENLIMGHPSIAEAAVVAVPHPKWGERPLAFAVVKDGESVTKEELLGYLADNLGKWQVPDDVVFIDEVPKTSVGKFSKKTLREEYADYKLPTA encoded by the coding sequence ATGCAAGGACTGATCCAGGACGCACCGCTGACCATCGACACGATCATCCGGCGCGCCGAGCGCGTCTTCCCGACGCGGGAGATCGTCACCAAGACCGCAACCGGTCTGGAACGCAACACGTTCAAGGACCTGGCCGTGGAGGTACGCAAGCAGGCCAGCGTCCTCGACCGCCTCGGCATCTCCGCGGACGGCCGGGTGGCGAGCTTCGCGTGGAACACCCTGCGCCACCTGGCGCTCTACTACTCCGTCCCCTGCACCGGCCGAGTGCTGCACACCGGCAACATCCGCTACTTCCCCGAGCAGCTCGTCTACACGTTCAACCACGCCGAGGACGAGGCCGTCTTCATCGACCGGTCGCTGCTCGGCCTGCTCGCTCCGCTGCTCCCGCAGCTGACCACCCTCAAGCATGTCGTCGTGATGGACGACGGTGCGCCGACGCCGCTCCCCCACGACCCGCGGGTCGTCTCCTACGAGGAGCTGATGGCCGATGCCGAGGAGGCGGTGATCGACGGCCGGGTCACCGACGAGCGCGCCGCCGCCGGGATCTGCTACACCTCCGGCACCACCGGCAACCCGAAGGGCGTCGTCTACACCCACCGCTCGCAGTACCTGCACGCGCTGGCCTCCCTGGCCGGCACCCTCTTCGGCACCAACGACCGTGACCGCGTGCTGCCCGTAGTGCCCTTCTTCCACGCGAACGGCTGGGGTTTCGCCCACTCCTCGCTGCTGGCCGGCGCCAACCTGATCCTGCCCGGCCCCGACCTCTCGCCCGCCGGCATCATCAAGCTCCTCGAGGCCGAGAAGGTGACGATCGCGGCCGGCGTACCCACCATCTGGATGGGCATGGTCCCGCTCCTGAAGGACGCCGACCTCTCCTCGCTGCGCGTGGTCATCTGCGGCGGCTCCGCGGTCCCGAAGTCGCTCTCCGAGGCCTGGCGCGAGGCGATCGGCCTGCCGATCACCCAGGCCTGGGGCATGACCGAGATGTCGCCGCTGGGCAGCGTCTTCAACGAGCGCGCCGAGATCACCGACCTCTCCGAGGAGGAGAAGGCCGACTACCGTACGTCCCCTGGCATCCCGGCCGTCGGCGTCGAGCTCCGCATCGTGGAGCCCGGGACCACCGACGAGCTCCCCTGGGACGGCGAGACGACCGGCGAGCTCGAGTGCCGCGGCCCGTGGATCGCGTCGGGCTACTACAAGGTCGACGCGGAGAGCTCCTTCTCCCCCGACGGCTGGCTGCGGACCGGTGACATCGCCGCGATCGACCCGCTGGGCTACGTACGCATCGTCGACCGCACCAAGGACCTGGTGAAGTCCGGTGGCGAGTGGATCTCGACCGTCGCGATCGAGAACCTGATCATGGGCCACCCGAGCATCGCCGAGGCCGCGGTCGTCGCGGTGCCGCACCCCAAGTGGGGCGAGCGGCCGCTGGCGTTCGCGGTGGTGAAGGACGGCGAGTCGGTGACCAAGGAGGAGCTGCTCGGCTACCTCGCCGACAACCTGGGCAAGTGGCAGGTGCCGGACGACGTGGTCTTCATCGACGAGGTGCCCAAGACCTCGGTCGGCAAGTTCTCCAAGAAGACCCTGCGCGAGGAGTACGCCGACTACAAGCTGCCCACCGCATAG
- a CDS encoding AfsR/SARP family transcriptional regulator, which translates to MRVRVLGAVELICDDGTVQRLSRTRRTLLAMLVAARGAPVSSDLLVDELWRGSPPATGVNLLHQRIRDLRRALGEHRHHLERRANGYALVGADVDQVRFEELVEQGRASADAGDHERASMLFDAALGLWTGGAYGGINESRMIATEAARLDELRLVAVESRAAADLALGRQAAVVGDLGPFVQDNPLRERLWLLLMTALWQSGRTAEALDAYQRLFHLLRDELGVEPSKDVRDLHLRILDGDDPETASGPGYVQIVPRQLPPVVAAFAGREDHLTMLDELAAEDEGRAVVISAIAGTAGIGKTTLALYWAHRSAHHFPDGQVFVNLRGFDPRDALDPLDALGVVLEAFGVERSRQPQDIDGRAGLLRSRLADKRVLLVLDNARDSEQVRSLLPGSPGCVTLVTSRNRLSGLVAEAGAKPMELGLLDDVEAYELLAGRLGEDRLLAEPEAVERIIELCASLPLTLSVVAARAATRPAYALADLAEELGESRLDGFGGGRGDLRATFSWSVRHLSDAAARLFRLIGLHPGPTLTVLAAASLAGIPRVRVRRLLDELTEANLLTEVAPGRFVLHDLLREYAADLARHELDEDRREAELRMIDHYVFSARSVHSAYDPHQSHLDATEPMRDGVTVEIVGDSAEALVWIATQLPVMSRVIDAAVARGIALDRIVLLVGALERLLDLQGRWIELAALAEAALPGVRRNVSQGGDPAGLGVLHRAAGAACGRLGRVEDALDHLGRALDLAMESADLAAEGKTLHRLATVATASGDHAGAAAYAARAADVLARAGDPIRAAWTTGRLGLYEALDGDYESGLRHCEAALAELRRVAPGARSEGNVVATIGWIHQQLGSFDEAAGHFEEAVTKLRAAGDLPGLADALGHLAETRTALGKHEDARCARIECDSILAQLG; encoded by the coding sequence GTGCGGGTCCGGGTCCTTGGCGCCGTCGAGCTCATCTGTGACGACGGCACGGTGCAGCGGCTGTCGCGTACGCGGCGGACGCTGCTCGCCATGCTCGTGGCGGCACGTGGCGCTCCGGTCTCCTCCGACCTGCTGGTCGACGAGCTGTGGAGAGGTTCACCCCCGGCAACGGGGGTGAACCTCCTTCACCAGCGCATCCGCGACCTGCGCCGCGCGCTCGGCGAGCACCGCCACCACTTGGAGCGCCGGGCGAACGGCTATGCGCTGGTCGGCGCGGATGTCGACCAGGTCCGGTTCGAGGAGCTGGTCGAGCAGGGCCGCGCCTCCGCCGATGCCGGGGATCACGAGCGGGCCAGCATGCTCTTCGACGCTGCGCTGGGGCTGTGGACCGGGGGTGCGTACGGCGGGATCAACGAGTCCCGGATGATCGCGACCGAGGCCGCCCGGCTCGACGAGCTGCGTCTGGTCGCCGTCGAGTCGCGCGCCGCCGCCGATCTGGCGCTCGGCCGGCAGGCCGCCGTGGTGGGTGACCTGGGCCCGTTCGTCCAGGACAACCCGCTGCGCGAACGCCTGTGGCTGCTACTGATGACCGCGCTGTGGCAGTCGGGCCGCACCGCCGAGGCCCTCGACGCCTACCAGCGCCTCTTCCACCTCCTCCGCGACGAGCTCGGGGTCGAGCCGTCCAAGGACGTACGCGACCTGCACCTGCGCATCCTCGACGGCGACGATCCCGAGACTGCGTCCGGGCCGGGCTACGTGCAGATCGTGCCGCGCCAGCTGCCGCCCGTCGTCGCCGCCTTCGCCGGTCGTGAAGACCATCTGACGATGCTCGACGAGCTCGCCGCCGAGGACGAGGGCCGGGCCGTCGTGATCTCGGCGATCGCCGGCACGGCGGGGATCGGCAAGACGACGCTGGCGCTCTACTGGGCGCATCGGAGCGCTCACCACTTCCCGGACGGGCAGGTGTTCGTGAATCTGCGCGGCTTCGACCCGCGCGACGCGCTCGATCCGCTGGACGCGCTCGGGGTGGTGCTCGAGGCGTTCGGGGTCGAACGCTCCCGCCAGCCGCAGGACATCGACGGCCGGGCCGGGCTGCTGCGCAGCAGGCTCGCCGACAAGCGGGTGCTGCTCGTGCTCGACAACGCCCGCGACAGCGAGCAGGTCCGCAGCCTGCTGCCCGGCAGTCCTGGCTGCGTGACGCTGGTGACCAGCCGCAACAGGCTCTCCGGGCTGGTCGCGGAGGCAGGCGCGAAGCCGATGGAGCTGGGGCTGCTCGACGACGTCGAGGCCTATGAGCTGCTGGCCGGACGCCTCGGCGAGGACCGTCTCCTCGCCGAGCCGGAGGCGGTGGAGCGGATCATCGAGCTGTGCGCCTCGCTGCCGCTGACGCTCTCGGTGGTGGCTGCCCGGGCGGCGACCCGGCCGGCCTACGCCCTCGCCGACCTGGCCGAGGAGCTCGGGGAGTCGCGCCTGGACGGGTTCGGCGGAGGACGCGGCGATCTCCGGGCGACCTTCTCGTGGTCGGTGCGGCATCTGTCCGACGCGGCCGCGCGGCTCTTCCGGCTGATCGGTCTGCACCCGGGGCCGACGCTCACCGTCCTGGCCGCGGCCAGCCTGGCCGGGATCCCGCGCGTGCGGGTCCGCCGCCTGCTCGACGAGCTCACCGAGGCCAACCTGCTCACCGAGGTCGCCCCCGGCCGGTTCGTGCTGCACGACCTGCTCCGGGAGTACGCCGCCGACCTCGCGAGGCACGAGCTCGACGAGGACCGTCGCGAGGCCGAGCTGCGGATGATCGACCACTACGTCTTCAGCGCGCGGTCAGTGCACAGCGCCTATGACCCCCACCAGAGCCACCTCGACGCCACCGAGCCGATGCGCGACGGGGTCACGGTCGAGATCGTCGGGGACAGCGCCGAGGCACTGGTCTGGATCGCCACGCAGCTGCCGGTGATGTCACGGGTGATCGACGCGGCCGTCGCCCGAGGCATCGCGCTCGATCGGATCGTCCTGCTCGTCGGCGCCCTCGAGCGTCTGCTCGACCTCCAGGGACGCTGGATCGAGCTGGCTGCGCTGGCCGAGGCCGCGCTCCCGGGTGTGCGCCGCAACGTCTCGCAGGGCGGCGACCCGGCCGGGCTCGGCGTCCTGCACCGAGCCGCCGGGGCGGCGTGCGGGCGTCTCGGCCGGGTCGAGGACGCGCTCGACCACCTCGGCCGGGCCCTCGACCTGGCGATGGAGTCGGCCGACCTGGCGGCGGAGGGCAAGACCCTGCACCGGCTCGCCACCGTGGCGACGGCCTCTGGCGATCATGCCGGGGCTGCTGCGTACGCGGCTCGGGCGGCGGACGTCCTCGCTCGCGCCGGCGACCCCATCCGCGCGGCCTGGACGACCGGACGACTGGGTCTCTACGAGGCTCTGGACGGTGACTACGAGTCGGGCCTTCGGCACTGCGAGGCGGCGCTCGCCGAGCTGCGCCGGGTGGCGCCCGGCGCCCGCAGCGAGGGCAACGTCGTCGCCACCATCGGCTGGATCCACCAGCAGCTCGGCTCGTTCGACGAGGCTGCCGGCCACTTCGAGGAGGCGGTCACCAAGCTGCGTGCCGCCGGCGACCTACCCGGACTGGCAGACGCCCTCGGCCACCTGGCCGAGACCCGCACGGCCCTCGGCAAGCACGAGGACGCCCGCTGCGCGAGGATCGAGTGCGACTCGATCCTCGCGCAGCTGGGCTGA
- a CDS encoding MmcQ/YjbR family DNA-binding protein: protein MAERPEVPEAMVARLREILTAFPKCLEDDAWVGIRWRVGQATIAHVFGGEDQLFRIVFRAEPDEVVAFEHLGHPYFKAGWGGNVVGMIVGDATDWDEVAELLTDSYCIQAPAKLAALVERPAVGTE from the coding sequence ATGGCTGAGCGTCCTGAGGTTCCCGAGGCGATGGTGGCGCGGCTGAGGGAGATCCTCACCGCGTTCCCGAAGTGTCTCGAGGACGACGCATGGGTCGGCATACGCTGGCGGGTCGGTCAGGCGACCATCGCCCATGTCTTCGGCGGCGAGGACCAGCTCTTCCGGATCGTGTTCCGTGCCGAGCCCGACGAGGTGGTCGCCTTCGAGCACCTCGGCCACCCCTATTTCAAGGCCGGCTGGGGCGGCAACGTGGTCGGGATGATCGTCGGCGACGCCACCGACTGGGACGAGGTCGCGGAGCTCCTGACCGACTCCTACTGCATCCAGGCTCCGGCGAAACTGGCTGCTCTCGTCGAGCGTCCGGCCGTGGGGACCGAGTAG
- a CDS encoding MarR family winged helix-turn-helix transcriptional regulator — protein MKKQTIGYVVWRLAMRLRVSMDRALAPLGLTHAQYSLIASLHGLRASEAPTQKQLADLTGLEPMYVSKLARQLETKGWVERVRDTKDTRAVRLAITPAGTEVTREAIAVTGRLLDQLTAPLGGRDSRRAAEAQAALEAMLAAPIDTDPTPGERS, from the coding sequence ATGAAGAAGCAGACGATCGGATACGTCGTGTGGCGACTCGCCATGCGTCTGCGGGTGTCGATGGACCGAGCTCTCGCGCCGCTGGGTCTGACCCACGCGCAGTACTCGCTCATCGCCTCCCTCCACGGCCTCCGCGCCTCGGAGGCCCCCACCCAGAAGCAGCTGGCCGACCTCACCGGCCTGGAGCCGATGTACGTCTCCAAGCTCGCCCGTCAGCTCGAGACCAAGGGCTGGGTCGAGCGCGTCCGGGACACGAAGGACACCCGAGCCGTACGCCTCGCCATCACGCCCGCGGGCACCGAGGTCACCCGCGAGGCGATCGCGGTGACCGGCCGGCTGCTCGACCAGCTCACCGCACCGCTCGGCGGCCGCGACAGCCGTCGCGCCGCCGAGGCGCAAGCAGCGCTCGAGGCGATGCTCGCCGCACCCATCGACACCGATCCCACACCTGGAGAACGATCATGA
- a CDS encoding phytoene desaturase family protein, whose translation MAQQKYDVVVTGGGHNGLTAAAYLSRAGLSVLVLERLDHVGGAAISAQAFEGFPTRLSRYSYLVSLLPEQIRTDLGLDIELASRQTASYSPFLDGSRATGLLVETPEGEATAASFRAVTGSDEEYAAWQSFYEEVADLAQVVAPTLTSPLPTAGTIRSQVGAPIWRDLVERPLGEAIERRFSNDLVRGVVATDALIGTFAGLGEESLIQNRCFLYHLIGNGTGEWRVPVGGMGAVTGAIAKAAYAGGAEVLTDATVTSIRGGAVGEGAEVDWTDASGSHTVAADFVLAGLAPYLLDGLLGRTPSPAVKPVGAQLKINMLLERLPRLRSGEDPTVAFAGTLHLGESYSELEKAYAEAAAGSVPTEMPGEVYCHSLTDPSILGDVPPGTQTLTYFGLHAPATLFDDPATREERKAQAVERAIASLDKHLIDPISSVVARNMGGEPCIEAKIPQEIEADLAMPGGHIFHGDLAWPWAPDDSDPTTPADRWGVATDVGSILLCGSGARRGGAVSGLGGHNAAQAVLELR comes from the coding sequence ATGGCACAGCAGAAGTACGACGTAGTGGTGACCGGCGGCGGTCACAACGGCCTCACCGCCGCGGCCTATCTGAGCCGGGCGGGCCTCTCCGTCCTCGTGCTGGAGCGGCTCGACCATGTCGGCGGCGCGGCGATCTCGGCGCAGGCGTTCGAGGGCTTCCCGACCCGGCTCTCGCGCTACTCCTACCTGGTCTCGCTGCTGCCCGAGCAGATCCGCACCGACCTCGGGCTCGACATCGAGCTCGCGTCACGGCAGACCGCGTCGTACTCCCCCTTCCTCGACGGCTCCCGCGCCACCGGCCTCCTCGTGGAGACGCCGGAGGGCGAGGCCACCGCGGCGAGCTTCCGCGCGGTGACGGGGTCGGACGAGGAGTACGCCGCGTGGCAGTCCTTCTACGAGGAGGTCGCCGACCTCGCCCAGGTCGTCGCGCCCACCCTCACCTCCCCGCTGCCGACCGCTGGCACGATCCGCTCGCAAGTGGGTGCGCCGATCTGGCGCGACCTCGTCGAGCGGCCGCTGGGCGAGGCGATCGAGCGCCGGTTCAGCAACGACCTGGTCCGCGGGGTCGTCGCCACCGACGCCCTGATCGGCACCTTCGCCGGCCTCGGCGAGGAGAGCCTGATCCAGAACCGCTGCTTCCTCTACCACTTGATCGGCAACGGCACCGGCGAGTGGCGGGTCCCGGTCGGCGGCATGGGCGCGGTCACCGGAGCGATCGCCAAGGCGGCCTACGCAGGTGGGGCGGAGGTCCTCACCGATGCGACCGTCACCTCGATCCGCGGTGGCGCGGTCGGGGAGGGCGCCGAGGTCGATTGGACCGACGCCTCCGGCTCGCACACGGTGGCAGCCGACTTCGTGCTCGCCGGCCTGGCTCCGTACCTCCTCGACGGCCTCCTCGGCCGCACTCCCTCCCCCGCGGTCAAGCCGGTGGGCGCCCAGCTCAAGATCAACATGCTCCTCGAGCGACTCCCCCGGCTGCGCTCCGGCGAGGACCCGACCGTCGCGTTCGCCGGCACCCTCCACCTCGGCGAGTCCTACTCGGAGCTCGAGAAGGCGTACGCCGAGGCCGCCGCCGGCTCGGTGCCGACCGAGATGCCCGGCGAGGTCTACTGCCACTCGCTGACCGACCCGTCGATCCTCGGCGACGTGCCGCCCGGCACCCAGACGCTGACCTACTTCGGCCTGCACGCTCCGGCGACCCTCTTCGACGACCCGGCCACCCGCGAGGAGCGCAAGGCCCAGGCGGTCGAGCGCGCCATCGCCTCCCTCGACAAGCACCTGATCGACCCCATCTCCTCCGTCGTCGCACGGAACATGGGCGGGGAGCCGTGCATCGAGGCGAAGATCCCTCAGGAGATCGAGGCCGACCTCGCCATGCCCGGCGGCCACATCTTCCACGGCGACCTGGCCTGGCCCTGGGCTCCCGACGACTCCGACCCCACCACGCCCGCCGACCGCTGGGGCGTCGCCACCGACGTCGGCAGCATCCTGCTGTGCGGCTCCGGCGCCCGCCGCGGCGGCGCCGTCTCCGGCCTCGGTGGCCACAACGCCGCCCAGGCCGTCCTGGAGCTCCGCTGA
- a CDS encoding DUF6153 family protein, translating to MQGLRTTAPGRGTRLALAAVAVALFGLMSMHGWGSHVGAHPMGAPESAGVMVFMDHDGLHASDLATASDSSAGQQTQVPADDEEGGGLLGLCLAILTGLVVGIALTLARRGIRVLRSLLPAWPSPALYGRDRDPPDLLRLCVIRC from the coding sequence ATGCAGGGACTCCGGACGACGGCTCCCGGGCGCGGAACGCGCCTGGCGCTTGCTGCTGTCGCGGTCGCGCTGTTCGGGCTGATGTCGATGCACGGCTGGGGATCGCACGTCGGTGCTCATCCGATGGGTGCACCCGAGAGCGCTGGGGTCATGGTCTTCATGGACCACGACGGCCTGCATGCATCCGACTTGGCGACCGCCTCCGACAGCTCGGCAGGTCAGCAGACCCAGGTCCCTGCTGACGACGAGGAAGGCGGGGGTCTTCTCGGCCTCTGCCTCGCGATCCTCACCGGACTGGTCGTGGGCATCGCGTTGACCCTGGCGCGACGTGGCATCCGGGTTCTCCGCAGCCTGCTGCCCGCCTGGCCGAGTCCGGCCCTCTACGGGCGGGATCGTGACCCGCCCGATCTGCTCCGACTCTGCGTGATCCGCTGCTGA
- a CDS encoding DUF305 domain-containing protein: MRKTLTAAVLAAALLTLAACGGEDDSDTTAGHNDADVTFAQQMIPHHEQAIDMAEAAETRAESQEVKDLAADIEAAQGPEIETMTGWLESWGEDVPDGGMSDMSDMDHGDMSDDMSGMMSEEDMTALENATGAEFDQMFLTMMIEHHEGAIEMAKTEQADGESADAKALAEDIETAQTEEIQTMQELLKS; this comes from the coding sequence ATGCGCAAGACCCTGACGGCCGCCGTGCTCGCGGCCGCGCTGCTCACGCTCGCTGCTTGCGGCGGCGAGGACGACAGCGACACCACCGCTGGACACAACGACGCCGACGTCACGTTCGCCCAGCAGATGATCCCGCACCACGAGCAGGCCATCGACATGGCCGAGGCCGCCGAGACGCGGGCCGAGAGCCAGGAGGTCAAGGACCTCGCCGCCGACATCGAGGCCGCGCAGGGCCCCGAGATCGAGACCATGACCGGCTGGCTCGAGTCGTGGGGCGAGGACGTACCCGACGGTGGGATGTCCGACATGTCCGACATGGACCACGGCGACATGTCGGACGACATGAGCGGGATGATGTCGGAGGAGGACATGACGGCGCTCGAGAACGCCACCGGCGCCGAGTTCGACCAGATGTTCCTCACGATGATGATCGAGCACCACGAAGGTGCGATCGAGATGGCCAAGACCGAGCAGGCCGACGGTGAGTCCGCCGACGCCAAGGCCCTGGCCGAGGACATCGAGACCGCTCAGACCGAGGAGATCCAGACGATGCAGGAACTGCTGAAGTCCTGA